Genomic DNA from Fimbriimonas ginsengisoli Gsoil 348:
TCAAGCCAACAGCATCGGTTGGTACCGCCGAACTCTGACATTGACCGAGGCCGATAAGGGGAAGCGGATCTGGCTCACCTTCGACGGCGTGTTCCGAGATGCCAGCGTGTGGGTGAACGGCTGGTTCGTGAGGCATCACGAAAGCGGCTACTACCCCTTCCGCGAGGACATAACGGACCTGGTGCGTTTCGGTAAGGGAAACACGATCGCGGTGCGCGTCGATGCCACCAAGCCCGAGGGGTGGTTCTACGAAGGAGCGGGCATCTATCGTCACGTGTGGCTAGACAAGACCGCTCCGATTGCGATCGCCCCCAACGGCGTCTTCGTGCGCACCCTATTCGAGAAGAACGTTCCAAATAATCACCCCACGATAGTCGTGGAAGCGAGATTGCTCAATTCGACAGGTAGCGGCTCGAAAGTGACCGTTCGCGGCCAGATCGTGTCACCGGAAGGCAAGGAGATAGGCGCGTTTTCAAAGACGGCAAGCCTCGCACGCCAATCCGCGGGCATCGTGAACCTGACCTCCAAGATCGCCTCACCGATTTTCTGGTCTCCCGAATCGCCAAAGCTCTACGAACTTGTAACAACCGTTTCGACGGGCGGAGTGGTGGTCGACCGGCAAAGAACCGCCTTCGGAATTCGGACGGTAGGATTCGATCCCAATCGGGGCTTCTTACTTAACGGCAAGCCATATGTCTTACACGGCACCTGTAACCATCAAGACCATGCCGGCGTGGGCGCGGCAATGCCAGACGCGCTGCAAGAGTTCCGCGTTCGGCGGCTTAAAGATTTCGGCTGTAACGCCTATCGAACCTCTCACAATCCTCCCACCCCGGAATTGCTGGATGCCTGCGATCGTCTGGGCATGTTGGTTATGGACGAAAGCCGGCTCATGGGCAGCGATTCGGAAAACATGACGAAGTTGGATGAAAACATCCGACGTGATCGCAATCATCCTTGCGTCGCCATCTGGAACATCGCCAACGAGCAGTTCTTTGTGCAGGATACGCCGCAGGCCGCCAACGTGGCCCGCACGATGCAGGATTACATCAAACGGCTCGACGGAACTCGGCCCGTCACCTACGCCGCGCCGGAGGGGAACACGTATCGGGGAGTTAACTCGGTCATCGAGGTGCGCGGGTGGAACTATCACTACGGGCCGGAAATGGATCGATACCATGCCGAGCATCCTTTTCAGCCAAACGTTGGGACTGAGCAGGCAAGCGTGGTGGGCACCCGCGGTATTTACACCAACGACTCGAAGCGTGGATATGTTTCCGCCTACGACGTGGTCTGGCCGGGATGGACCACTACGGCCGAAAGCTGGTGGAGCTTCTTCGCCGACCGACCTTGGCTATCGGGAGGCTTCGTCTGGACCGGCTTTGACTATCGTGGCGAGCCGACGCCGTACTGGTGGCCCTGCATAAATTCCCACTTCGGCATTCTCGATACATGTGGGTTTCCCAAAGACGCTTTTTATTACTACAAATCGTGGTGGACGGCAGCCCCCGTACTCCACGTGCTGCCTCATTGGAACTGGCCAGGGCGCGAGGGGCAATCGGTGCTCGTTGAAGTCTTCAGCAATTGCCCGCAGGTAGAGCTGTTTCTGAATGGACGGTCTCTGGGAAGAAAGAGAATGAAGGCCAATTCCAAACTGAGTTGGGAGGTCATTTACGCTCCTGGCACGCTGAGCGCAAAGGGCTTCGACGGCGCGGGCAAGATCATCGGCGAATCAAAAGTGGAGACCACCGGCCCTGCCGTACGGCTCCAGCTCACGCCGGACCGCGAAACGATCGCGGCCGATGGCGAAGATATCTCAGTGTTCACGGTTTCCGCGCTCGATGCGGAGGGCCGTGCCGTGCCGGTTGCGCAAAACAACGTGCATTTCAATATCGAAGGCGCAGGAAGCATCCTCGGGGTGGGAAATGGCGATCCGAGTAGCCACGAACCGGACACGTACCTACCGACGCTCCCTTCGCGAGAAATACCGGTCCTCGATTGGCGTTGGCAACGTATGCCAATCTCGAAGAACAAGACAAGTCTCCCCGAGTATGCAAACGATTTCACCGACTCTTCTTGGGCCGCGCTCAGAGCTCAAGCCGGCGGCAACGAATCGACGATCAAGACGGCGAATACCAGCGCGGTCTACCGTTCACATCTGGTCTTGAGCGAGAAAGACCTGAAGGCGGACAGGGCCCTCGCATGTTTCTCCGGATGCGACGACGAGGGGTGGTACTTCGTGAACGGACACTTCGTGGGGGAGTCCCACGATTGGCAAGCGCGGCCAGTTTTCGATATCAGGCCCTTCCTCCACGCCGGTGACAATGTGATAGCGGTTGGGGTCAACAATCTCTACGGCGAGGGAGGATTAAATCCAAACGTTACGGTTAGGCTCCTCGGAAAAGTCGTCGCTCCCCAGTGGTCGCGAAGCCTGTTCAACGGCTTGGCACAGGTTATTGTGCGCTCCACCCACGCAGCGGGCTCTTTTAGATTGACCGCAACCACCGACGAGCTCAAGCCGGCGACGGCGACCGTTAAGACCACGCCGCGCGCTCGACGACCATTTGTACCGTAACGATCGAGTTTGTATCTCGCTGCATGCCTGGTGGTTGGGGCACTCGCGTTTTGTTGCGTCTTAGGAGCCGGGGCGTTTTCGCGACCGCATACGAGGGTCCCATGGCCCGCGACGCCGAGAGGTTTCCGCACGCCACTGGATTTCCGGCGACGATTCGAGGCAACTCCTCGCGCCGCCCGCTCACCCTTATCACGATCGGTAAAAACTTGACTTTAAATGGACTACGTTCACCTGCTACTAAGCTCAACAGGTAGCGAACGGTAGCCTGAAACTGGAGGATTAACTTTGGAACGGTTCACCTGGCACCCGATCGACATCGCCTCGTGGTAAGCCGATCCCAGGCCGATGGAAGCCGATCAACATGCGGGCGATCAAGCTCACCAAGAAGTCCTGACAGAGAAAACATGAAGGCTCTATTCGTTATCGGATGCATGCTTGCGGGACTGCCGTCGCGCGCAGATACTCGCATGAAGAACCATCACAACCCGAACGAGGCTCGGGCTTTTCATTCGGGAGACCTCCCGAAGAGCTTCCCGGGTCCGGGGGAATTGTTTGTGGGTACGTGTTACCAGCCGGTCGATAGAACCCCCAAGCAGATCAAGGCGGATGTGGCGATCATGCGGGGCGCGGGGTTCAACGTCGTAAGAATCGGCGACTTGTCTTGGGACTACTTTGAGCCGGCGGAGGGGAAATTCGACTTCAAGCGGTGCGATCAGGTGTTCGACGAAATGCAGGCGAACGGGATCAAGGTCATCCTCGACATCCCGGGACTTCCCGCTCCTCAGTGGCTTCACCATAAGTATCCCGGCGTCGATCTCGTCAGCCAGAACGGGGTGAGGCTTCATGCGGCCGAGCGGTATATGGACAACATCAGCGATCCGGATTACCGGCGGCTGGCGAGCCGGATGGCCGACGAGCTGACGAGGCACTATGCCCACCATCCCGCGCTCTTCGCCCTGGGTTACGACAACGAGATTGGGAACGGCTTCATGTCGTACTCCGAGGCGGATCGCAGAAGGTTCGTTACGTGGCTCAAGGAGAGATACGGCGATATCGCGACCTTGAACAAGGTTTGGGCGAGGCAAAGGTGGTCCCGAATGTACACGACTTGGGACGAGGTGCAATTGCCGTACGGCGACGGCCCTGGCGCTCCCGAGCCGTTCTTGGACCTGCATCGGTATTGGTCCGACGTTACGGTCGGTACGTTGATGGATCTGGAGAAGATCAGGCGCAAGAACGTTCCGGACAAGCCATCCATTTCCAACCTTTGGGACACCTCTTGGCGCAAAGGGTTCGACCTATTGGGCACACATCGAGGCTACGTTTCCTATGGAGCGATGGGTTTCTATCCCGGCGAGCCCGTGAGCTCCAGCTTCGAAGCTTTGATGATGAAGGGAGCGCTGCCGACACCGATCTGGTTTAACGAATTTACGGCGGGAGGCGGAGGGTGGTTTGGCAGCAAAGGATGGTCGAGGATGTGGGCCTACATGGGCCTGCTAAACGGCGTCCAGGGAATCCTTGCTTGGACGTTCAATAGCCACCTCGGCGGAGAGGAGCAGGCACTTTTCGGACTCGTCAACCACGACGACACGCCGTCGTGGAAAGTTTCGGAGTTCGGTGAGATAGCCGCTTCGTTTAAGAAGCTTGCGCCGTTAGGATTCCCTCGCTACCCTCATCCGCAAGTTGCAATCGCTTATTCGTTCGACAACACGACGGCCACCCGATTCACGGGACCGTCTAATACGATCAAGCAATACCTTACGACTTCTTACGAAGACCAGGCTCACAACGCGTTCAAGCCGCTGTTCAGAGAGAACATCGATGTGGCCGTGATCAACATCGGCCATGAAGACCTCAGCTCCTATAAGATGGTGGTTGTGCCGGGTCTGTATCTCATGGATCAAGCGAGCGCGGATGCCATCCGGAAATATGTCTCGAAGGGCGGCACTGTGATCATGACGGCTTTCTCGGCCAAGGTCGACGAGCACAACCAATGGTTCAACACTCCGCTACCCGGTCGGCTAAGCGATGTCTTCGGACTCAAGACGAACGAGTTCTATAGTTGGGGAGAACCGACGGTCGAGTTAGAAGGCCAGCAGGCGAAGAGCTCGATCAAATACTTCGAAGTGCTGGAGCCGTCGACCGCCCACGTCATGGCGAAGTTCACGAGTTTTGGTGAAAATCCGCCCGCGATCACCGTGAACAAGTTCGGGAAAGGTCAAGCCATCTACGTCGCCACGCCGGCGTTCCCGTCCATCATGGACCTGCTCTACAAGAAAATCGGCCCCGAGATTGGAATCAAACCAGGCCCCAAGACGCCGGACGGTGTTTATGCGAGGGTGGTGGATGACCGGATCTTGTATGTTAACTCGACGGGTAGCGATGTAGATATTCCGATCGAGGGAAAGATGAAAGGGTTGATCTCCGGTAAGACTTGGACAGGGGTTCTGCACCTCGGCGGGTTCAACGCGGACTTGCTGCAGAAGGAGTCGGCCGAAAAGTGATGCGTCGTATGTTCGCCAAAACAACCCTGCTTCTCGGCGTGATTCTGTCGGCATGCTCTGCTCAGGCAGAGCATCAGAAACTGGATCGGACCACCGCCCTGCGCCTCATGTCTCCCGGTATCAACTTCGGCAACACGTTGGAAGCGATCCCGAAAGAAACATCTTGGGGCAATCCCGAACCGAACGCGGCCGCGTTTCGCGCCATTCGCGCGGCAGGATTTAGAAGCGTGCGGATTCCGATCGCCTGGACGCAATACGCGGATACGGACAACAACATTGGCGCGGCTTGGATGAAGCACGTCACCGACGTTGTTCGCATGGCCGAAGGCGCCGACTTGTTCGTCGTCATCAACATCCACTGGGATGGCGGCTGGTTACAGCCCACTCCGCAAAAGCGTGAGGCGGCGACCAAGAAGCTGTGTAAGTTCTGGAAGCAAATCGCCGCAAACTTCGGGGAGTTCGACCAACGCCTCTTGTTCGCCGGAACGAACGAGACGGGGATCGAGGGTCAGTACGGTATTCCCGCCCCGGATAACGCCGAGATTCAGAACAGCTTTAACCAGGCGTTCGTAAACACGGTTCGGTCGACGGGAGGTCGAAATCGCGACCGCTTCCTGGTCGTGCAGGCCTACAGCACGGACATCGATTCGGCTATGAAGTTCAATACGGTCATGCCGACGGATACAGTGAAGGGGCGGCTCATGATGGAGGTCCACTTCTATTCGCCGTATAACTTCACGCTGAACGAGAAGAGCGATGTGTGGCAGTGGGGCGCCAACGCGACGGATCCGAAGGCGACCGATACCTGGGGGAACGAGGCGTACGTCGACGGGCAGTTTCTAAAGGTAAAGCAGGCGTTTGTCGACAAGGGGGTGCCCGTCATTCTGGGTGAGTATGCGGTAGGGCTCAAGCCCAAATTCCCCGGGATGAGGCGATATCAGAAGGATTGGGTGGCCTACGTCACCCGGTCGGCGTACCGGAACGGGATGGTGCCGATGTACTGGGATATCGGCGCGGAGAGCGGACTCTTTAACCGCGCTACCGGCGCCAGGCAAGATTCGGAGTTGATTGGGTCGATCGTGGGGGCAGTGAAAGGATGAGAAAATACGGATTGGCAGGCGCGCTTTCGCTTTGCCTCGTCGCTGGAGCGCTTGGCGCTCAGTCGGGAAATCGCACACGTCAGATCGACATCGACGTTAACGCGGTGCAAGGTCCACTTGGGGATGTGTTCCGCCGGTGCGTAGGCGCCGGGCGGGCGAACGAAGGGCTCCGAGCGGATTGGCAGCGACAGCTCAGGCAGGCGAAGGAGGCGTGCGGCTTCGAGTACATCCGCATGCACGGGCTCCTGACCGACGACATGGGGGTGTACCGGGAGGAGCGCGGCAAGGCGGTCTATAACTGGCAGTACATCGACGAGCTTTACGACTTCTTGGTCGACCTAAAAGTAAGGCCGTTTGTGGAGCTCGGCTTTATGCCGGGCGGCTTGGCGAGCGGCAACAACACGATCTTCTGGTGGCGCGGCAACGTGACGCCGCCGAAGGATTACGGCAAGTGGTCCGACCTCGTCGCCGCCCTTACCCACCATTGGATCGAGCGCTACGGTCTGGACGAGGTCAAGAAGTGGTACTTCGAGGTCTGGAACGAGCCGAACCTCCGCGGATTTTGGGCCGCCGACCAGAAGGAGTATTTCCACCTGTACTCGGTGACGGCGAACTCGATCAAGGGGGTCAACCACGATCTGCGCGTCGGCGGCCCGGCGACGGCGGGAGCCGCGTGGGTGCCAGAGTTCATCCGGTATTGCGTGGACAACAAGACGCCGGTCGATTTCATTACGACCCACACGTATGGGGTCGACGTAGGGTATCTCGACGAGTTCGGCGGTCGCGGGACGGTGCTTAGCAAGAACCCCGAGTCGATCATCGGGGACGTGAAGCGGGTTCGCAAACAGATCAAGGAATCGGCGATCCCGTCGCTCCCGCTCCACATGACGGAGTGGAGCTCTTCGTACACCCCCGCCGACCCGGTGCACGACAGCTACGTGAGCGCTGCTTATATTCTGGAGAAGCTGAAGGGAGCAATTGAAGATGCCGACTCGATGTCTTACTGGACGTTCACCGATATCTTCGAAGAAGCCGGGCCGCGCATGACGCCGTTCCACGGCGGGTTCGGGCTGGTCAACTACCAGGACATAAAGAAACCGGCCTTTCGGGCTTACGAATATTTGAACAAGCTCGGCCCCACCCGACTCCGGTGCGCGGATCCCAATTCGCTGACCGCTACCGACTCGAGAGGTGGCGTGCAGGCGCTCTTCTGGAATTTCACGAACCCGATTCCGGATAAGGTGAACAACCAGCAGTTCTTCGTGACGGACGTCAAGCCTCATTCAAAAGGCACGGCCAAGTTACGCTTCGCGAACCTCAAGCCCGGGGCCTACCGCCTGGTCGTGTACCGCGTCGGCTACCGCATCAACGACCCGTTCGCCGATTACCTGGATCTGAGCCGTCCGAGCCAGCTCACCCGACCGCAGGTCGCCAAGATCCAGCAACGAAACAATGGCAAGCCGGTCCACGAGGAGTCGGTGAGGGTCGGCCCTGGGGAAACGCTCGTCAGGGAATATCCGATGCGGGAGAACGACGTGTATCTGGTGACGGTCGAGCGGCGAGGGTAGCAGGATCTTGGGCTTCGGCGGCTCTGAAGTCGGCTTCGGTGACCTCGGAAAGTTGGGGAAACATTCCTTAGGTCATCGTCCGTAGCGACCGCACCTGAGGAGCGTCATCTAGAATCCAGATTTCCACACGATGGCCATTCAGTTGGTGTCCGTGGCGGCGAGAAATTTCCTCCCATTTGCCTAGAATCACTTGTTCTTGCATGTCAATCCTCCTCGCTTGCATTCTGTCATGACCCCTGTTCCACTTAGAGGCGTTCGACCACCCCGAAAGGGTTGGTAGCCGGGGCATACTGGAAGCGGAGCCCCATTTCTATGACCACTTTGCTCGCACTCGGCCTCGTAATGATGCGGACGCAAGCCCAAGCGCGCCAGATTGTGCTGGGTCCTGACGACAAACCCGCCTTCCCTGCCGCTCCTGCCGGCTTCGACCAACCGCGCGATGGCGTCCCCCACGGCAAGGTCGATGAGGTGGAGTACGACTCGAAGTCGGTCGGTGTCAAGCGAAAAATGGTTGTCTACACGCCTCCGGGATACTCCGCGGACAAGAAGTACCCGGTGCTGTACCTCCTGCAC
This window encodes:
- the galA gene encoding beta-galactosidase GalA; amino-acid sequence: MIGLRSLLILIAAISTLVVTSWAATQSPRQHLLLDANWKFHLGDEWPEALHLESSGTGAGPASEGFDDTFWRTVDLPHDWAIELPFDAAADGGHGFKALGAKYQANSIGWYRRTLTLTEADKGKRIWLTFDGVFRDASVWVNGWFVRHHESGYYPFREDITDLVRFGKGNTIAVRVDATKPEGWFYEGAGIYRHVWLDKTAPIAIAPNGVFVRTLFEKNVPNNHPTIVVEARLLNSTGSGSKVTVRGQIVSPEGKEIGAFSKTASLARQSAGIVNLTSKIASPIFWSPESPKLYELVTTVSTGGVVVDRQRTAFGIRTVGFDPNRGFLLNGKPYVLHGTCNHQDHAGVGAAMPDALQEFRVRRLKDFGCNAYRTSHNPPTPELLDACDRLGMLVMDESRLMGSDSENMTKLDENIRRDRNHPCVAIWNIANEQFFVQDTPQAANVARTMQDYIKRLDGTRPVTYAAPEGNTYRGVNSVIEVRGWNYHYGPEMDRYHAEHPFQPNVGTEQASVVGTRGIYTNDSKRGYVSAYDVVWPGWTTTAESWWSFFADRPWLSGGFVWTGFDYRGEPTPYWWPCINSHFGILDTCGFPKDAFYYYKSWWTAAPVLHVLPHWNWPGREGQSVLVEVFSNCPQVELFLNGRSLGRKRMKANSKLSWEVIYAPGTLSAKGFDGAGKIIGESKVETTGPAVRLQLTPDRETIAADGEDISVFTVSALDAEGRAVPVAQNNVHFNIEGAGSILGVGNGDPSSHEPDTYLPTLPSREIPVLDWRWQRMPISKNKTSLPEYANDFTDSSWAALRAQAGGNESTIKTANTSAVYRSHLVLSEKDLKADRALACFSGCDDEGWYFVNGHFVGESHDWQARPVFDIRPFLHAGDNVIAVGVNNLYGEGGLNPNVTVRLLGKVVAPQWSRSLFNGLAQVIVRSTHAAGSFRLTATTDELKPATATVKTTPRARRPFVP
- a CDS encoding beta-galactosidase, translating into MKNHHNPNEARAFHSGDLPKSFPGPGELFVGTCYQPVDRTPKQIKADVAIMRGAGFNVVRIGDLSWDYFEPAEGKFDFKRCDQVFDEMQANGIKVILDIPGLPAPQWLHHKYPGVDLVSQNGVRLHAAERYMDNISDPDYRRLASRMADELTRHYAHHPALFALGYDNEIGNGFMSYSEADRRRFVTWLKERYGDIATLNKVWARQRWSRMYTTWDEVQLPYGDGPGAPEPFLDLHRYWSDVTVGTLMDLEKIRRKNVPDKPSISNLWDTSWRKGFDLLGTHRGYVSYGAMGFYPGEPVSSSFEALMMKGALPTPIWFNEFTAGGGGWFGSKGWSRMWAYMGLLNGVQGILAWTFNSHLGGEEQALFGLVNHDDTPSWKVSEFGEIAASFKKLAPLGFPRYPHPQVAIAYSFDNTTATRFTGPSNTIKQYLTTSYEDQAHNAFKPLFRENIDVAVINIGHEDLSSYKMVVVPGLYLMDQASADAIRKYVSKGGTVIMTAFSAKVDEHNQWFNTPLPGRLSDVFGLKTNEFYSWGEPTVELEGQQAKSSIKYFEVLEPSTAHVMAKFTSFGENPPAITVNKFGKGQAIYVATPAFPSIMDLLYKKIGPEIGIKPGPKTPDGVYARVVDDRILYVNSTGSDVDIPIEGKMKGLISGKTWTGVLHLGGFNADLLQKESAEK
- a CDS encoding glycoside hydrolase family 5 protein, producing MFAKTTLLLGVILSACSAQAEHQKLDRTTALRLMSPGINFGNTLEAIPKETSWGNPEPNAAAFRAIRAAGFRSVRIPIAWTQYADTDNNIGAAWMKHVTDVVRMAEGADLFVVINIHWDGGWLQPTPQKREAATKKLCKFWKQIAANFGEFDQRLLFAGTNETGIEGQYGIPAPDNAEIQNSFNQAFVNTVRSTGGRNRDRFLVVQAYSTDIDSAMKFNTVMPTDTVKGRLMMEVHFYSPYNFTLNEKSDVWQWGANATDPKATDTWGNEAYVDGQFLKVKQAFVDKGVPVILGEYAVGLKPKFPGMRRYQKDWVAYVTRSAYRNGMVPMYWDIGAESGLFNRATGARQDSELIGSIVGAVKG
- a CDS encoding GH39 family glycosyl hydrolase, coding for MRKYGLAGALSLCLVAGALGAQSGNRTRQIDIDVNAVQGPLGDVFRRCVGAGRANEGLRADWQRQLRQAKEACGFEYIRMHGLLTDDMGVYREERGKAVYNWQYIDELYDFLVDLKVRPFVELGFMPGGLASGNNTIFWWRGNVTPPKDYGKWSDLVAALTHHWIERYGLDEVKKWYFEVWNEPNLRGFWAADQKEYFHLYSVTANSIKGVNHDLRVGGPATAGAAWVPEFIRYCVDNKTPVDFITTHTYGVDVGYLDEFGGRGTVLSKNPESIIGDVKRVRKQIKESAIPSLPLHMTEWSSSYTPADPVHDSYVSAAYILEKLKGAIEDADSMSYWTFTDIFEEAGPRMTPFHGGFGLVNYQDIKKPAFRAYEYLNKLGPTRLRCADPNSLTATDSRGGVQALFWNFTNPIPDKVNNQQFFVTDVKPHSKGTAKLRFANLKPGAYRLVVYRVGYRINDPFADYLDLSRPSQLTRPQVAKIQQRNNGKPVHEESVRVGPGETLVREYPMRENDVYLVTVERRG